One Nomascus leucogenys isolate Asia chromosome 22a, Asia_NLE_v1, whole genome shotgun sequence DNA segment encodes these proteins:
- the LOC100604447 gene encoding elongin-B has protein sequence MDVFLMIRRLKTTIFTDAKESSTVFEPKHIIEGILKRPPDEQRLYKDDQLLDDGKTLGECGFTSQTARPQAPATVGLAFRAGDTFEALCIEPFSSPPELPDVMKPQDSGSSANEQAVQ, from the coding sequence ATGGACGTGTTCCTCATGATCCGGCGCCTCAAGACCACCATCTTCACGGACGCCAAGGAGTCCAGCACGGTGTTCGAACCGAAGCACATCATCGAGGGCATCCTCAAGCGGCCTCCTGACGAGCAGCGGCTGTACAAGGATGACCAACTCTTGGATGATGGCAAGACACTGGGCGAGTGTGGCTTCACCAGTCAAACAGCACGGCCACAGGCCCCAGCCACAGTGGGGCTGGCCTTCCGGGCAGGTGACACCTTTGAGGCCCTGTGCATCGAGCCGTTTTCCAGCCCGCCCGAGCTGCCCGATGTGATGAAGCCCCAGGACTCGGGAAGCAGTGCCAATGAACAAGCCGTGCAGTGA